From the genome of Arthrobacter sp. ERGS1:01:
GGCCACAATCAGCTCCTGCGCCGCCACGTACTTTTCGCCGGCGTCGTCCACCGTGAGGTCCGCTTCGGGATCCACGGTGCGCTTGATGAGGGCCAGCGCGATGGGCCCCATCTCATAGTGCTGGGCCACGCTGGTCACCACGCCCACCTTCCGATCGCCCGCGAACACCTCGCTGCCCGGCGCCGGAATGGTGTGTTGGGAGCCGTCCAGTTGCAAGAAGACGAGCCGTCGCGGCGGGTGGCCAAGGTTGTGGACACGGGCCACGGTTTCCTGGCCCTTGTAGCAACCCTTGGCCAGGTGCACGGCGGTGCGCAGCAAATCCAGCTCATGCGGGATGGTCTTGTCGTCGGTCTCGGCCCCGCGGCGCGGGCGCCAGGCGGCAATGCGCAGCGCCTCGGCGGCCCATGCCCCCGCGAGGGGCCGGTCACCTACAGTACTTTCGAGTTGGGCCGCGGGCACCAGGTATTCGTGCCAGGGCCGTTCCAGCCCGGGGTGCTTGTCTTCCTCGATGGCCGCGTAGCTGTAGCCACCGGTGCCGATGTTCGGCCACGGATCGGTCCACACCAGCAGCGACTCCCACTCGGGAACCTCCACCACGGAGCCCAGCACCGCCCAGTCCGCCGTGACGTCGGCGATCTCCACGCGCAGCATGAACTTCATGGACGTCAGCCAGGCGGCCAGCGGCGCGGCTTCCTCGGCCTCGACGATCAGCCAGGCCGTTTCGCCGTCGTCGACCACGCGCGCATCAAACTCGATCCGGCCCTGGATGCTCAGCAGCAGCAGTTCGGTGCCGATTTTCGGGGCAAGGTTGCTCAGGCTCTGCGAGGACAGCGTGTTCAGCCAGCTCAAGCGGTCCGGGCCGGTCACCGTGACAACGCCGCGATGCGAAAGGTCGACGACGGCGGTGCCGGGCTTGCCGTTATAGCCGGCCAGCAGCCGCTGTTCACGGTTGGGGTCCCCATAGTGGGCTGCGACGCCGGCGTCCAGGCCGCCCGCCTGTACGGCACCATGGCGGTTCAGCAAAGGACTCAAATAGCTCATAACGGGTGCAACACCTTCTCTTGGCGGGCTATTCCGTGCCAGGGCGGGGCAGCGGCGGGTCCAGCATTTTCCGGCGACTATCCGACGCCACGGCCGTGGACGGCCTTTGCCGTCTCCTTTACGTCGCCTACAAAAAACGCCGGCCCTGCCGCTGGCACTCGGGCCCGGGTCTGCGCGGCGGGCGGCCTTACGGTCTCCTTTACGCCGGACTTTCAAAAACAGCGGCTCGGCGCCTGGCACTCGGTCTCGACAGGCTCGACCAGCGGAGGGAGCGTTAGGAGACCTTGCGGAGGGCTGCGGAGGCGTGGGCTTCGAGGGATTTGCCCTGCGCGGCCACGTCCCAGCGCCAGTACAGGTCGCCGTTGACGAGCCCGAAGATGCGGGTTGCGGCCGTGTACTCCTTGGAGCCGGCACCGCGCATGACGGCGTCGGTGGAGAGCTGGACCTGCGGGCCCTTGATGCTGCCGTAGTACAGCTCGGAGATGCCGCCGGGGTGGACGATCGAGGCCATGATGTCAAAGCCGCCGTCGGCATTGCGGAGGGCCTCGACGTCGTCGGCCGTGCGCAGGGCGGGCACGATGTCGGCGGGGATCAGCCCGGGGCCGCCGTCGGCGTCGTTCAGGGTCCTGTCCAGCTGCCAGAAACCGGTCTCGACGGAGAGCGGACGCAAAATGGTGCCCTCCTCATCCGTCAGCCAGGACTCGGCCGTGTATTGGAGGTAGGGCAGGCCGTTGTCCGTGAAGGTGGCGGTCTGGGTGAAGTACTCGGAATCGGATTCACCGGCGCCGAGCCGGCCGTTTCCGGTCCAGGTGCCCAGCAGCCAGGAAAGCGGGACGAGTTCCGGAATCAGGTCCGTGGGGATCTCAATGGCCATGGCAGGTTACTGCTGGCCCCTGAACAAACGCCACACCACGAGACCGGCGAACCAGGCCATGGTCACGCCGGCAATGGCCAGCAGGCAGATGAAGAAGATTTCCAAGGCAAGTACGCTCATAATGCCATCCTACAGTGATCGGTGCGGAGCTAAGTTAACAGCAGTTTATCCATGAAATAGACCAGCGCACCCAGCGAGAGCACGGGGCCCAGGGCCGCGGACAGGGCGCCGAAAAGGTTGCGCGGGGCGCCCGTGAGGGTGCGCAGGCGGTGGAAGCTGGCAATCACCGCGGCGACGAGGGCGCCCAGCACGGCGGCCGGCACAATGCGAAGGTCCGAAAACACGAGTGCCGCCAGCGGGCCGGCGAGGGCGGCCAACACAATGGCGAGCGGGGCGCCTACCCGGTCGGGCCAAGGCAGCATGCCGACCAGCAATGCCACGGCGGCGCTGATGGCGGTGATCAGGGTCATTCCGGGATCGCCAAGGAAACGGTACGAGGCCACCCAGCCGCCAACAAAGCCGGCAATGGCAACGCCGGTGCCGGCTCCCAGCGTTGATTCAAGCCGGTGAGCCTGCCCCGTGCCGCGGATCAGCTGCACCACCAGGACGGCGCCGAAGCCCACGGCAATGAAGAGCGGCGTCCACACCAGGTAGTCCGGGCCTGCGCTCAGCCCGGCGGTCAGCGACGACGCGGCACCCGTGAGCGCGACGACGGTTCCCAGCGTTTTCTTAGCGGGGATCCCCAAATAGTGGGGCCAGCCGAGGCCAAAGACCACGGACAGCACCACACCGACCCCGATGCCGTAGCCAAGCCCCAGGGCATGCCCGGCGACTATGGCGGCGAGCGCAACGATTCCAACGAGTCCGGCAAATGATGACTTCACACACCAATCCTGCCCTATTCTTTCGGTACACTGTGGAACAACCCACGGGCCGGACCTTTTGGCCACGCCAACAAGCCGCGCCGGGAAGCCGGTTCGTCGGGGTCCAGTGGTCCGTCGCTCAAAGATGCGCACCCCGCACTTTGGAGGAACCTTGTCGCAGATCTTGATGCTGACCAACAACCACGGCAGCTCCGTGGATGTTCTGCCTGCCCTGGAACTGCTCAGCCACTCCGTCCACATACTGCCCGCGGTGGCCACCGCCCTGCTGGATGCGAAGCCCTCCGATGTGATCATGGTCGATGCCCGCAAGGACCTGGCCGGATCCCGCTCGTTGACGCAGTTGTTGCGTGCCACGGGGATCAGCGTGCCGCTGTTGCTGGTGCTGACCGAGGGTGGCATGGCCGCCGTGTCGGCGTCCTGGGCGGCCGACGACGTGATCCTCGAGTCCGCCGGTCCCGCCGAGGTCGAGGCGCGGATCCGCCTGGCGCTCACCCGGTCCACGGGAGCCGAGGAATCCGTCACCCAGGAGATCCAGGCCGCCGGCGTCATCATCGACGAGGACAGCTACACGGCACGGGTCCACGGGAAGGTGCTCAACCTGACCTACAAGGAGTTCGAGCTCCTCAAGTACCTGGCCCAGCACCCGGGGCGCGTGTTCACCCGGGCCCAGCTCCTCAACGAGGTGTGGGGCTATGACTACTACGGCGGCACCCGCACCGTGGACGTCCATGTGCGGCGCCTGCGCGCCAAGCTCGGCTCCGACCACGAGAACCTGATCAGCACCGTCCGGAATGTGGGTTACCGGCTCACGATCTCCAAACAGCCCGACGACGAACTCGCCGACGCCTAAGCCTCACCTCTGGGCCCCCAACCTTTGGCTGCCCGCCTGCCGCCCACGGAGGAGGCCCGGATGATCAGTTCGGGGTTGAGGTTGATCCTGTGCACGGGACGGCGGTGCCCCTCCGCCAGCCGGGCCGCAATCATTTCCACGGCCACCTTGCCGACGTACGACTTGGGCGGCCGCACCGCCGTGATGGCCGGCTCGGCCAGGTGGGCCACCTCGTCGTCGTAACTGACCACCGCCATGTCCTCCGGGATCGACAGCCCGGCATCCTGGCAGTGCTGCAGGAACGCCAGGGCCAGGGAATCGGAGTGGACCAGCATGGCCGTGGTGCCGGCAGCACGGCATTGCTGGAGGATCCGCTCAAAATAGGCGCCGCCGTCCGCCATGGCCGCGGCGTCGGGACTCTCCCGCACGGCGTCCGCCACGGGGAGGCCCAACGCCATCAGCGCCTGCTCCCAGCCGTGGACCACGGACTGGGTCGTGGGGCTGTCGTGTCCAGCCAGGACGCCAATCCGCCGGTGCCCCTCCTTCCACAGGTGCCGCACGGCGAGGCCCGCCCCAAAAGCGTGGTCGGTGGCGACCCACTCGAGTTTCTGGGCCGGGATCGACGCCGGCGGACGCCGCTCGGCCAGCACCACGGGGATGGGCAGGGCATTCAGCCAACGCAGCAGCTCCCCACCGTCCCGTCCCGTGGTGACCGGGGCCGCGATCAAGCCGTGGACGGTCCGGCTGTCCACGAGCCGCTGCAGCTGCCTGCGGTTGTCCGCGGCGTCGTAGCTGGAGCCGCGCAACACAATCCGCGCCTGCCGGTTGTCGGCCTCGGTCCGGGCCCCGTTGATGATCTGCGGCCAGTAGTAGTCAAGGGAGGGCACCACCATGCCGATCGTGAAGCGCGGCTCACCGGGAACCGTGTGTGCGGCCGGTGGCAGCGGTTCGTTGCGAAGCGTGGCACCGCCGTGCACCCGCTGCAGCAACCCCAGGCCGGCCATGGCGTTCACGTCCCGCCGGATGGTCAGCTCACTCACGCCCAGCTGTGCCGCGATGGCCCGGACAGTGACGGCGCCGCGTGCCTGCAGTTCGTCCATGATCCGTTGCCGGCGCTGTGCGGAAAACAAGGTGAGGCCCGCGGTACGGGGTTGGCTCTCGCTCATGCGCTTGGTGTCCTTGATGAAGGGTGGGTGGACCGGCGGCGGGCAGGCAGACTTCCATCCCGCGACCACCATTGAATGTTCTTGATCGAATCTGTTCACTTTGATTGACTCGATTCGATCCTGAGTATGTACTGATTCGAGAAGCTTGGCAAGGGATATTGTGTGCGCCCGAGCCTCCAAATGACGCAACTCGAGAGGCCCTCCGACCATGGTGGAAGAAACCCGTCCAAAAGCACTCCTGGTCATGGACCGGGGCACGTTCCATGACCAGTTCGACGGCCCTCGCCTGGACCGGTTGGGGCAGCTGGTCCAGCTGGCGGAGCCCCTGTGGACCGACTCCCTGGCGGATCCCGCCGTCGCCAGTGTCCTGGGTGGGGTTGAAATCCTCCTCACGAGCTGGGGAGCTCCCCGGCTCGACGCCGGCGTGCTGGCCCGGATGCCGCGGCTGCGCGCGGTGTTCCACTGCGCCGGCACAGTGCGGCCGCTGGCCAGCGACGCGCTGTGGGAGCGGCGGATCGTGGTGTCCACGGCGGCGGACGCGAATGCCATTCCGGTGGCCGAGTTCACGTTCGCCACGATCATCCTGGCCGGCAAACGCGCCCAGGTGCTTGCCAATGACGCACGGGAGTTCCGCGGCAGCAACGCCTATGGCGGCCTGCGCGGGGAAGTTGGCAATGTGGGCCGCACCATCGGGGTGGTGGGCTATTCGAGGATCGGCCGGCGCGTGGTGGAGTTGCTGCGGCATCTCACCGACGTCCGGGTTCTGGTGGCCGACCCCTACGCGGATCCGGCGGAAGTGGCGGCGGCCGGGGCAACCCTGCTGCCGTTGGCGGAGCTGATCCCGCAGGTGGACATCCTGTCGCTGCACGCCCCCGAGCTGCCCGGCACCCGCCACATGATCGGTGCCGCGGAACTTGCCGCCCTGCCCGAGAACGCCACGCTCATCAACACGGCCCGCGGCTCCCTCGTGGACACTGCCGCCCTGGAGGATGCCTGCCGGGACGGGCGCATCACGGCCATCCTGGATGTGACCGACCCCGAGCCGCTGCCCGCCACCTCCGTGCTGTACGAACTTCCCAACGTGGTGCTGACCCCGCACATTGCCGGTTCCCTGGGCACCGAAACCCGGCGCATGTCCACACTGGCCCTGGACGAGCTGGAGCGCTACCTCAACAATGAGCCGCTCGCCTTCCAGGTGCGCGCCGAGGACCTGGAACTGATTGCTTAAAAGCGAAAGGCCCGCTCCGTGATGGAGCGGGCCTTTCCTTGGTGGAGGACATACGGGTCGAACGTATCGAGGACACCCCACTGGTGCATCCCCCCGGTTTTGCTGCACTCAAACCATAGGCCAGCTTTCCCCTCCCATGCAAACCGGCCCGTTCGGGGCCTCCACTGGGCCGGCCGTCCGCAACCTCGACAAGTGGCCAAACACTACGCATCCGCGCCCGTGTCTCGCGCTGGGCAGCACGTGCCCGTTAGGCTGTGGTCATGAGCCCCGCAAAGACTGGCAGCTGGCCCGTAACAGTAATCCCGGGCACCCCCGAACCCGATGCCCTGCGCACCATCCTGGCCTTGCTGGATGCGGCGGAGGATGCGGACGGAAATCCGCCGTTCTCCGAGCAAACCCTTGTGGAGCTCAAGGCGGCACAGGCAGACGGGCGCAGCGTCCTGACCCTGCTGACCCACGCCCCCGAGGAAACCTCCGGGAAGAATGCGGAAGGGGCGGACCTGGCCGGGGTCGCCGTCGTCGTCCTTAACGGCGGGGAGGGCGTGCTGGAGATCGCCGTCCACCCCACCTACCGCAACGAAGGCGTCGGCACCATGCTGGTGGACAAGCTCGTGGAGGTGCGCGGGCTCCAGGGCATCAAGGCGTGGTCCCACGGCGACCATGAGGCGGCCGCGGACCTCGCCGCCAGCTACGGCTACCGGGCCATCCGGGACCTCTGGCGCATGCGCCTGGTCCGGCAGGCGCCGCCCACCGAGCCCGCCCCTGCCATCACCCCCCAACTGCCTGACGGCGTCCATCTGCGTACCTTTGTCCCGGGAAAGGACGAGGCCGGCTGGCTTGCGGCCAATGCGGCGGCGTTTGCCCACCACCCGGAACAAGGCTCCATGACGTTCTCGGACCTGCAGGCGCGCATGGCCGAGGCCTGGTTCGATCCTGCGGGCTTCTTCCTGGCCGTCAACGGCGACGATGAAATCCTCGGCTTCCACTGGACCAAGGTCCACCCGGCCCGCGCCGGCCAGGCCGCGATCGGCGAGGTGTACGTCGTCGGCGTCACCCCCGCCGCCCAGGGCATGGGCCTGGGCCGGACGCTGACCAGCCAGGGCATCGAGTACCTGCACCAGCGCGGCCTGC
Proteins encoded in this window:
- the ygfZ gene encoding CAF17-like 4Fe-4S cluster assembly/insertion protein YgfZ — encoded protein: MSYLSPLLNRHGAVQAGGLDAGVAAHYGDPNREQRLLAGYNGKPGTAVVDLSHRGVVTVTGPDRLSWLNTLSSQSLSNLAPKIGTELLLLSIQGRIEFDARVVDDGETAWLIVEAEEAAPLAAWLTSMKFMLRVEIADVTADWAVLGSVVEVPEWESLLVWTDPWPNIGTGGYSYAAIEEDKHPGLERPWHEYLVPAAQLESTVGDRPLAGAWAAEALRIAAWRPRRGAETDDKTIPHELDLLRTAVHLAKGCYKGQETVARVHNLGHPPRRLVFLQLDGSQHTIPAPGSEVFAGDRKVGVVTSVAQHYEMGPIALALIKRTVDPEADLTVDDAGEKYVAAQELIVATDAGQVVGRASGFLRAPR
- a CDS encoding FABP family protein produces the protein MAIEIPTDLIPELVPLSWLLGTWTGNGRLGAGESDSEYFTQTATFTDNGLPYLQYTAESWLTDEEGTILRPLSVETGFWQLDRTLNDADGGPGLIPADIVPALRTADDVEALRNADGGFDIMASIVHPGGISELYYGSIKGPQVQLSTDAVMRGAGSKEYTAATRIFGLVNGDLYWRWDVAAQGKSLEAHASAALRKVS
- a CDS encoding winged helix-turn-helix transcriptional regulator, which codes for MSQILMLTNNHGSSVDVLPALELLSHSVHILPAVATALLDAKPSDVIMVDARKDLAGSRSLTQLLRATGISVPLLLVLTEGGMAAVSASWAADDVILESAGPAEVEARIRLALTRSTGAEESVTQEIQAAGVIIDEDSYTARVHGKVLNLTYKEFELLKYLAQHPGRVFTRAQLLNEVWGYDYYGGTRTVDVHVRRLRAKLGSDHENLISTVRNVGYRLTISKQPDDELADA
- a CDS encoding substrate-binding domain-containing protein; amino-acid sequence: MSESQPRTAGLTLFSAQRRQRIMDELQARGAVTVRAIAAQLGVSELTIRRDVNAMAGLGLLQRVHGGATLRNEPLPPAAHTVPGEPRFTIGMVVPSLDYYWPQIINGARTEADNRQARIVLRGSSYDAADNRRQLQRLVDSRTVHGLIAAPVTTGRDGGELLRWLNALPIPVVLAERRPPASIPAQKLEWVATDHAFGAGLAVRHLWKEGHRRIGVLAGHDSPTTQSVVHGWEQALMALGLPVADAVRESPDAAAMADGGAYFERILQQCRAAGTTAMLVHSDSLALAFLQHCQDAGLSIPEDMAVVSYDDEVAHLAEPAITAVRPPKSYVGKVAVEMIAARLAEGHRRPVHRINLNPELIIRASSVGGRRAAKGWGPRGEA
- a CDS encoding hydroxyacid dehydrogenase encodes the protein MVEETRPKALLVMDRGTFHDQFDGPRLDRLGQLVQLAEPLWTDSLADPAVASVLGGVEILLTSWGAPRLDAGVLARMPRLRAVFHCAGTVRPLASDALWERRIVVSTAADANAIPVAEFTFATIILAGKRAQVLANDAREFRGSNAYGGLRGEVGNVGRTIGVVGYSRIGRRVVELLRHLTDVRVLVADPYADPAEVAAAGATLLPLAELIPQVDILSLHAPELPGTRHMIGAAELAALPENATLINTARGSLVDTAALEDACRDGRITAILDVTDPEPLPATSVLYELPNVVLTPHIAGSLGTETRRMSTLALDELERYLNNEPLAFQVRAEDLELIA
- the mshD gene encoding mycothiol synthase; the protein is MSPAKTGSWPVTVIPGTPEPDALRTILALLDAAEDADGNPPFSEQTLVELKAAQADGRSVLTLLTHAPEETSGKNAEGADLAGVAVVVLNGGEGVLEIAVHPTYRNEGVGTMLVDKLVEVRGLQGIKAWSHGDHEAAADLAASYGYRAIRDLWRMRLVRQAPPTEPAPAITPQLPDGVHLRTFVPGKDEAGWLAANAAAFAHHPEQGSMTFSDLQARMAEAWFDPAGFFLAVNGDDEILGFHWTKVHPARAGQAAIGEVYVVGVTPAAQGMGLGRTLTSQGIEYLHQRGLHAIMLYVDADNEAAVALYRRLGFTKWDSDVMYGPVSPA